The following proteins are co-located in the Acidimicrobiales bacterium genome:
- a CDS encoding DUF2237 domain-containing protein, with product MAHNVLGDELAECGRDPLTGFYRNGCCDTGGEDSGVHTVCAVVTAEFLAFSASAGNDLSTPNPAFGFAGLSPGDRWCLCAPRWAEALAAGMAPPVVLEATHARSLEWITLDELRAHEFDGSGGTG from the coding sequence ATGGCACACAACGTCCTGGGTGACGAGCTCGCGGAATGTGGTCGGGACCCGTTGACCGGGTTCTACCGCAACGGTTGCTGTGACACGGGCGGCGAGGACAGCGGCGTGCACACCGTGTGCGCGGTCGTCACCGCCGAGTTCCTCGCCTTCTCGGCCTCCGCGGGCAACGACCTGTCGACGCCCAATCCCGCCTTCGGCTTCGCAGGCCTGTCGCCGGGAGACCGGTGGTGCCTGTGCGCGCCCCGCTGGGCCGAGGCTCTCGCAGCCGGGATGGCCCCGCCGGTGGTTCTCGAGGCGACCCACGCCCGCTCACTCGAGTGGATCACGCTCGACGAGCTCCGGGCTCACGAGTTCGACGGTTCCGGGGGAACCGGGTAG
- a CDS encoding serine hydrolase yields the protein MSVPVALEDLPAVIEARGHTAFLTSAGASPFPHLKHVEVRVVDGELVCATGGRIEANIAVSPSVVLLWPVVGDRGHSLLVDGRARVTEAGIVVTPERAMLHRPPWLPGGDPPALPVGGDVPVAGWTVAHADQAANAGLRGLADLLMASDVDGPTGLTRALVVVHRGRIVAERYGSETHADTPLLSWSMAKSVLHAAVGVLVADGVLDVDAPAPVAAWSGADDPRAAITVRDLLEMRDGLSWNEDYVDGDASDVVEMLFGRGHSDMAAYATGRPVAHEPGAVFNYSSGTSMVLADVIATVLVGPDADAGSREQAVRRLLSDRIFDPIGATTATPDFDPAGTWVASSAVRATARDWARFGLLHLRGGSWNGRQVVPTDWVETARRPQAHDVVDDEGFSRHWWTIPDRHGTFAALGYEGQRLLLVPTLDLVVVRSGVTPAERMAALDDVLAAIIESFAGDS from the coding sequence ATGAGCGTTCCGGTCGCCCTCGAAGATCTCCCCGCCGTCATCGAGGCCCGGGGTCACACCGCCTTCCTGACCTCGGCGGGCGCCTCGCCGTTCCCCCATCTCAAACACGTCGAGGTCCGTGTCGTCGACGGTGAACTCGTCTGCGCGACCGGCGGACGCATCGAGGCCAACATCGCGGTCTCGCCGAGCGTCGTGTTGTTGTGGCCGGTGGTGGGGGACCGGGGCCACTCCCTTCTCGTGGACGGTCGGGCGCGGGTCACAGAGGCGGGAATCGTCGTGACCCCGGAGCGGGCGATGCTGCACCGGCCGCCGTGGTTGCCGGGCGGCGATCCGCCAGCCCTACCCGTCGGCGGTGACGTTCCCGTCGCCGGGTGGACGGTCGCCCACGCGGATCAGGCTGCGAACGCGGGACTCCGTGGGCTCGCCGACCTGCTCATGGCCTCCGATGTGGACGGTCCGACGGGCCTCACCCGAGCGCTCGTGGTCGTTCACCGCGGACGCATCGTCGCGGAGCGGTACGGATCCGAGACGCACGCCGACACACCACTCCTGTCGTGGTCGATGGCCAAGAGCGTCCTTCACGCTGCGGTCGGCGTTCTCGTCGCCGACGGCGTGCTCGATGTCGATGCGCCGGCGCCGGTGGCGGCATGGAGCGGTGCCGACGATCCCCGGGCGGCGATCACGGTGCGAGACCTCCTCGAGATGCGTGACGGGCTGTCATGGAACGAGGACTACGTCGACGGCGACGCTTCGGACGTCGTCGAGATGCTGTTCGGGCGCGGTCACAGCGACATGGCCGCCTACGCCACCGGGCGTCCGGTGGCGCACGAACCGGGAGCGGTCTTCAACTATTCGAGCGGAACGTCCATGGTCCTCGCCGACGTGATCGCGACGGTCCTGGTGGGCCCCGACGCCGATGCCGGCTCACGGGAGCAGGCGGTGCGGCGACTCCTCTCCGACAGGATCTTCGACCCGATCGGGGCGACCACGGCCACGCCCGACTTCGACCCCGCCGGGACCTGGGTCGCGTCCTCCGCGGTGCGCGCCACCGCACGTGACTGGGCGCGCTTCGGGTTGCTCCATCTGCGGGGTGGATCGTGGAACGGGCGACAGGTGGTCCCCACGGACTGGGTCGAGACCGCCCGGCGACCTCAGGCCCATGACGTCGTTGACGACGAGGGATTCAGCCGGCACTGGTGGACGATCCCCGACCGCCACGGCACGTTCGCGGCGCTGGGCTACGAGGGTCAGCGTCTGCTGCTCGTACCGACCCTGGACCTCGTCGTCGTGCGGTCGGGTGTCACCCCCGCTGAGCGCATGGCCGCCCTCGACGACGTACTCGCGGCGATCATCGAGAGCTTCGCCGGCGACAGCTGA
- a CDS encoding SDR family NAD(P)-dependent oxidoreductase, with protein MLDSFSLAGRTVVVTGASGDIGRAIALTVADHGADVALLARSVDRLEAVAAEVTAKGRRAAAVPCDVTSSEAIAAAAETVAADLGDVDVLINNAGGARFIAPPLDVVESGWSKTIALNLTGPFLLSQAFGRQMVERGSGSIINVGSLSGLRHLPGMAAYTAAKAGLYGETRALAREWGPHNVRVNAVAPGFIDTSAWENFDKDEVVAEAGIPIPLGRWATADEVALPVAFLASDAASYITGITMVIDGGMLT; from the coding sequence ATGCTCGACAGCTTCTCTCTCGCCGGCCGCACCGTGGTCGTCACCGGTGCCTCCGGTGACATCGGCCGGGCCATCGCCCTGACGGTCGCCGACCACGGGGCCGACGTCGCCCTGCTCGCGCGCAGCGTGGACCGACTCGAGGCCGTCGCCGCCGAGGTCACGGCGAAGGGGAGGCGCGCGGCAGCCGTCCCGTGTGACGTGACCTCCTCCGAGGCGATCGCAGCGGCCGCCGAGACGGTTGCCGCCGATCTCGGCGACGTCGACGTCCTGATCAACAACGCGGGCGGAGCCCGCTTCATCGCCCCTCCGCTCGACGTCGTCGAGTCAGGGTGGTCGAAGACGATCGCGCTCAACCTCACCGGGCCGTTCCTTCTGTCCCAGGCGTTCGGTCGCCAGATGGTCGAACGGGGCAGCGGCTCAATCATCAACGTCGGCTCGTTGTCGGGGCTGCGTCACCTGCCCGGTATGGCGGCCTACACCGCCGCCAAGGCCGGGCTCTACGGCGAGACGCGCGCCCTGGCCCGTGAGTGGGGCCCCCACAACGTCCGTGTCAACGCCGTTGCACCGGGATTCATCGACACCTCCGCCTGGGAGAACTTCGACAAGGACGAGGTGGTCGCCGAAGCCGGGATACCCATCCCGCTGGGACGGTGGGCCACCGCCGACGAGGTCGCGCTGCCCGTCGCCTTCCTCGCGAGCGACGCCGCCAGCTACATCACCGGCATCACGATGGTGATCGACGGCGGAATGCTCACCTGA